The genomic region GCACCGGCCGCCATGCAGTCGCCAACGGCAGCCGGCGTGCAGTCCGCACCAACAGCCGGCGTGCAGTCGCCACCGGTGGCCGGCGCGTAGCCCTCGCCGGGCTCGCGTTCTCCGGTTGATCACCAGGCACACGGTGGGCGGTCAGTTGACGCGGGGCCGGCCCAGCCGGCGGTCCCCGGCGTACGCGTCGAGCAGGCCCCACCGGCCGGGGATGCCCAGCAGCTCTATCCGGCCGAAGCCAGCGGGGAGGGCCGGGTTCACAAGCAGGTTCTCGCCTGTGGGTCGCAGGCCCAGCAGGGTGCCCAGCAGCATCAGCAGCGCACCCGACGACCACGACTGGGGCCGACCGGCCACGGGCAGCTGGACGGGATACTTCGTGAGGCTGCGCTCGTAGCCGGCGATCACCTCCGGCACCGCCCCGCGGAGTGTCTGCGCCATGTCGAAGATGCCCGCCGCGATCCGGGCCGCGTGCGCGTCGAAGCGGTAGTGCCGCAACCCGGCGGCGATCAGCGCGTTGTCCGACGGCCACACCGATCCCAGGTGCGAGCCCACCGGGTTGTACGGCCGCTGGTCGGTGGCGAAGGTACGCACCCCCCAGCCGCTGAACAGCTGCGGCCCGACGAGATGCTCGGCGACCGCCTCGGCCCGGTCGTCCGGGACGATCCCGCTCCACAGCAGGTGCCCGATGTTCGACGACAGGGCGTCGACCGGCTCGCCGTACGGGTCGAGGGCCAGCGCGTAGTACTCCCGGTGCGGCAGCCAGAAGTCCCTGTTGAACCGTTCCTTCAGCGCCGCCGCCTCCTGTTCCAGCCGGTCGGCGTACTCGGGATCTCCCCAGCACTCACGTGCCAGTCGCGCACCCCGCCGTTTGGCGTCGTACGCGTAGCCCTGCGCCTCGCAGGTGGCCCGGGGAAAGGCGGGCTCCCGCCCGTACGCGTCGACGATGGCGTCGGCGGAGTCCTTCCAGGACTGGTTGACGGTGCCGTGCCGCTCGTTTCGGCGCTGGTAGCGCAGGTAGCCGTCGCCGGTCAGGTCGCCGTACTCGTCGATCCAGTCCAGAGCCATCCGGGCCGGGTGGCGCAGTTCGTGGACCAGGTCGGTGTCGCCGGACCAGCGTTCGTACTCGTCGAGCAGGACGACGAACAGCGGGGTGGTGTCCACCGCGCCGTAGTAGCCGGCGGTCGGCCGCTCGCCGAACGCCGCCGATTCGCCGTAGCGCGCCTCGACCAGGATCTTGCCCGGCTCCTCCTCGTGGACGTCGTCGAGCCGGCTTCCCTGCAGCAACGCCAACATCCGCAGCGTCGCCGGGGTCAGCTCGGGGGTGAACGCCATTGTCTGCAGGCAGGTGATGATGCTGTCCCGCCCGCACAGGGCCATGGCCCACGGCAGGCCACCGACAGGCACCCGCTCGCTGTATGCGAGCGGCGTGTACCGCAGCGCGCTCAGGTCGGCGAGGCTGCCCTGGTACATCCGCTCCAGGCTTTTCCGCTCAGCCACCAGTTGCGGTGCCCGATCCAGCCAGGTGGACAGGTCGTCGTGCATCCCGCTGCCGATGTCGTGCTGGTGGGACTCCAGGCTGGCGCGCACGTCCCGGCCACCCTCGCCGCGCATTGTCGTGGCGACGTGCAGGGTGGTCTCCCACGTCCCTTCGGGCGCGACGCGGATCCGGAAGGTGAGCCCCTGCTCGTCGATGTCGGCGGAGGCGCTGCTGCTCACTGTGGTCTCGCGGACGAACCGGTCCCGCTGGTAGCGCAACATGAGCCGCTGGTTCCCGGAGTCAGCGGTGATCTGGACGTGGCGCTGCCGGACGCCTGCGTCCTCGGGGATGTCGGCGATGTCGGCGAAGTCGGTGCCCACCTCCATCCGCACTGTGAACTCGGCGGGCTCGGAGGAGTGGTTGAGCACGGTGATCCGCTCGTGCAGGCGGTCGTGGATCGAGCGGTGCCGGATGAGCGAGACGTCGGCGTCGATGTAGTGACTCGCCACGCCGGGCACCAGGAAGAACCGGGTCTCGTAGTGCGCGACGTCGTCGCGGGAGAGGGCGTTGAGGCGTTCCCCGTCGACGCTGAGCACCCAGTGGGACAGGAAGCGGGTGTCGAACGAGAAGAGACCGACCGGTGCCTGCGGATCGACCTCCATGTCGCCCTGGGCGTCGCTGATGGCGAACACGTTGCCGGCGATGACGTTCACCCGCTCCTGTTTCATTGCCGCCCCTCCCGTCGCGCCAGAGCGGCCCGGCCCAGCTCGCGGGGGTGCCGTGCGCCGGCCGGGCCGGGGAAGACTCGCCGCAGCAGCATCAGCAGCGCCATGTTGCCCCGCACTGTCAGCTCGTTGCGCAGCAACGCCACGGCGAGGTGCATCCGGCCGTTGGCCAGCTTGTCGAAGACGTCCCGGGAGGCCCCGACCACCAGGTCGGCGTCGTCGGACGACCGGGTCACCTGGATGTGCTGGTCGGCGATCGTCAGGTACCAGTGGTCGGTGCAGCCGTCGCAGCGCAGGTCCAACCGCACCGTCCCGGAGGTCGTCTCCGGCAGGTCAGGACGACGGCCGACGTCCAGGTGTTGCAGGAACTGCGTCGCGGTCGCGCCCATCACGTCCCCTCTCCCGGCATTTCCACAGGGTCGCCCGCGTCGGGATGAGCCCGGCTCACCCGAACGGGGTGATGCGGGCAGGACAGCGCGGCGACCAGGCCGAGGGCTGTTTGCCGCCTCCCGGAGCGGGCAGGCACCGGCAAGCCAGACCTATGGGAGGTATCGGAATGCGTGCGCTGCGGCTACGGCAGTGGAAGTCGGAACCGGAACTGATGGAGGTGCCCGAACCGACGCCCGGAACGGGTGAGGTGGTGGTGCGCATCGGCGCTGCTGGCGCCTGCCACTCCGACCTGCACCTCATGGACGAATTCGAGCCCGGTTCGGTGCCGTGGAACCCACCGTTCACCCTGGGCCACGAGAACGCGGGGTGGGTGCATGCCGTCGGCGACGGCGTGACCGGACTGACGATCGGTCAACCCGTGGCGGTGTACGGGCCGTGGGGCTGCGGCACCTGCGCCCGCTGCCGCGTCGGCGTCGACCCGTACTGCGAGAACCCTGCCGGCGCTCCGGTCCCCGGTGGCGGTGGCGGGCTCGGCCTGGACGGCGGCATGGCCGAGTACGAGCTGGTGCCGGACGCGCGGCACATCGTGCCCCTGCCCGACGGCCTGGATCCGGTGGAGGCGGCGCCGCTCACCGACGCCGGCCTCACCCCGTACCACGCCATCCGGCGCTCGTGGCCGAAGCTGCCACCGGGCAGCACCGCAGTCGTCATCGGTGTCGGTGGGCTGGGCCACGTCGGCGTGCAGATCCTCAAGGCCACCACGGCCGCCCGGGTGATCGCCGTGGACACCCGTGCGGAGGCTCTGCGGCTGGCGCACGAGTGCGGCGCCGACCAGACCGTCACCTCCGGCCCGACCGCCGCCGAGGAGATCCGCGCGGCCACCGGGGGACGGGGCGCGGACGTGGTGCTCGATTTCGTGGGCGCGGACGCCACACTGGCGCTCGGCGTGGCGGTGGCCCGCACCGTTGGCGACCTGACGATCGTGGGCATCGGCGGGGGGACCCTGCCGGTGTCGTTCTTCTCGGTGCCCTACGAGGTGAGCATCGCGACCACCTACTGGGGCAGCCGGCCCGAGCTGATCGAGGTGCTCGAACTGGGCGCGCAGGGGCTGATCCGGCCGAAGACCACCACGTTCGCGCTCGACGACGCCCTGGACGCGTACCGCCAGATGCGCGAGGGGACGCTCGAGGGTCGTGCGGTGATCGTGCCGTGAGTCGGCGGACGCCGGTCAGCCGGCGTCGAGCAGGCCGCGGACGTAGTGGGCCTGGCCGGCGTGCTGCTGGTCGTCCTCGGCGATGCTGACCAGCCGCACGCCGAGGGTGACCGGCGGGTCCCATGCCTCGTCGACCACCCGGTCCAGGTCCGCCGGTCGCAATCCGGCCAGGAACGATCCGGTACGCGCCGAGACGGCCGCGTAGTAGTCGACGAGGGCCTGCGCGCTCTCCGGGCGTACGCCCGCGACCTGTTCCGGCGTGTGGCCGTAGCCGGTGTCGTCCGGGTCGGCGGGCAGGCCGAATCGCTGCGCCCAGTCGCCGCTGACCCAGATCTGCTCGGCGTCGAGCAGTTGGGCGACGTGATGGTCCTGGACCCGCGTCAGGTGCCAGACCAGCCAGCCGATCGAGTTGGCGCCCGGTGCGGGCGTCCAGCGCAGCTGCTCCGGGGTGAGCCCGTCGACGGCCGAGCGGACAAGGTCGGGCAGCCGGTCGTAGGTTTCGGTCAGAAGGTCGTTCACGTCCACAGGTCACGTCTCCTTGTCGATTGCGGGTCAGGTACCGCCGACACTCAACGGCCAAACCTCGGCCGCCAGGTTGATCATGGTCCTGTCCGCGGCATGGGTGACCAGCGACTAGGTGCGTAATGTCCGGTTTGGCAGGCGACAGTCGGGAAACCGAAAACAGGCGGTGCGGATGTGGCCGGCCGTGGGATGGTTCGACGTGGATGCCGTACCGGTGTCGACCCGCCGGGATGCGGGTGGCCCGGCCGGTGGCGCGGGAGCACACCGCTTCGCCGAGGGCGGCTTCGACGAGGAGAGGCAGTGCCCATGCAGGCTCAGCGCAGGCCACCGCGCAACC from Micromonospora profundi harbors:
- a CDS encoding amylo-alpha-1,6-glucosidase, which produces MKQERVNVIAGNVFAISDAQGDMEVDPQAPVGLFSFDTRFLSHWVLSVDGERLNALSRDDVAHYETRFFLVPGVASHYIDADVSLIRHRSIHDRLHERITVLNHSSEPAEFTVRMEVGTDFADIADIPEDAGVRQRHVQITADSGNQRLMLRYQRDRFVRETTVSSSASADIDEQGLTFRIRVAPEGTWETTLHVATTMRGEGGRDVRASLESHQHDIGSGMHDDLSTWLDRAPQLVAERKSLERMYQGSLADLSALRYTPLAYSERVPVGGLPWAMALCGRDSIITCLQTMAFTPELTPATLRMLALLQGSRLDDVHEEEPGKILVEARYGESAAFGERPTAGYYGAVDTTPLFVVLLDEYERWSGDTDLVHELRHPARMALDWIDEYGDLTGDGYLRYQRRNERHGTVNQSWKDSADAIVDAYGREPAFPRATCEAQGYAYDAKRRGARLARECWGDPEYADRLEQEAAALKERFNRDFWLPHREYYALALDPYGEPVDALSSNIGHLLWSGIVPDDRAEAVAEHLVGPQLFSGWGVRTFATDQRPYNPVGSHLGSVWPSDNALIAAGLRHYRFDAHAARIAAGIFDMAQTLRGAVPEVIAGYERSLTKYPVQLPVAGRPQSWSSGALLMLLGTLLGLRPTGENLLVNPALPAGFGRIELLGIPGRWGLLDAYAGDRRLGRPRVN
- a CDS encoding SCP2 sterol-binding domain-containing protein; translated protein: MGATATQFLQHLDVGRRPDLPETTSGTVRLDLRCDGCTDHWYLTIADQHIQVTRSSDDADLVVGASRDVFDKLANGRMHLAVALLRNELTVRGNMALLMLLRRVFPGPAGARHPRELGRAALARREGRQ
- a CDS encoding NAD(P)-dependent alcohol dehydrogenase, translating into MRALRLRQWKSEPELMEVPEPTPGTGEVVVRIGAAGACHSDLHLMDEFEPGSVPWNPPFTLGHENAGWVHAVGDGVTGLTIGQPVAVYGPWGCGTCARCRVGVDPYCENPAGAPVPGGGGGLGLDGGMAEYELVPDARHIVPLPDGLDPVEAAPLTDAGLTPYHAIRRSWPKLPPGSTAVVIGVGGLGHVGVQILKATTAARVIAVDTRAEALRLAHECGADQTVTSGPTAAEEIRAATGGRGADVVLDFVGADATLALGVAVARTVGDLTIVGIGGGTLPVSFFSVPYEVSIATTYWGSRPELIEVLELGAQGLIRPKTTTFALDDALDAYRQMREGTLEGRAVIVP
- a CDS encoding mycothiol transferase; translated protein: MDVNDLLTETYDRLPDLVRSAVDGLTPEQLRWTPAPGANSIGWLVWHLTRVQDHHVAQLLDAEQIWVSGDWAQRFGLPADPDDTGYGHTPEQVAGVRPESAQALVDYYAAVSARTGSFLAGLRPADLDRVVDEAWDPPVTLGVRLVSIAEDDQQHAGQAHYVRGLLDAG